A portion of the Chloroflexota bacterium genome contains these proteins:
- the serS gene encoding serine--tRNA ligase produces MIDIKLIRDNADLVCQAMDKRGESAPLDRILSFDEQRRQFLHEMETLRAQRNEVSKQLGKMADKPPQLIADMRELGERITCLEAEICQVESELEDLLLRLPNIPAADVPVGKGAQDNIVVRSWGEPADLSFTPLPHWELGEKLGIIDFQRGVKLSGSRFYVLKGQGSRLQRALIAFMIDLHTKEHGYTEIYPPFMVKRECMFGSGNMPKFADNLYHDEEDDFWFVPTAEVPLTNLHRDEILPPGTLPLYYVAYTACFRREKMAAGKDTRGIKRGHQFDKVELYKFTEPETSDQELEKLVSNAEDVCRRLGIPYRVVQLCTGDLGFAAVKSFDIEMWALGCGEWLEVSSCSNCGDFQARRANIRYRPESKAKPSFVHTLNGSGLALPRVFIALLENYQQADGSIKIPEALKPYMGTEIINKS; encoded by the coding sequence ATGATCGATATCAAACTCATCCGCGATAATGCTGACTTAGTATGCCAGGCTATGGACAAGCGAGGTGAGAGTGCTCCACTTGACCGAATCTTAAGCTTCGACGAGCAACGCCGCCAGTTTCTACACGAGATGGAAACACTCCGAGCCCAGCGTAATGAAGTCAGCAAACAGCTGGGCAAGATGGCAGATAAGCCACCACAGCTTATTGCCGATATGCGCGAACTCGGTGAAAGAATCACTTGCCTAGAGGCAGAAATATGTCAAGTTGAATCCGAACTGGAGGACCTCCTCCTGCGATTACCTAACATCCCGGCGGCTGATGTCCCTGTTGGCAAAGGTGCACAGGATAACATAGTGGTGCGCTCCTGGGGTGAGCCAGCAGACCTTTCCTTCACACCATTGCCCCATTGGGAACTAGGGGAAAAACTAGGTATTATAGATTTCCAGCGCGGTGTCAAACTTTCTGGCAGTCGCTTTTATGTCCTTAAAGGCCAAGGGTCTCGTCTACAAAGAGCACTCATCGCTTTCATGATTGATCTACATACGAAGGAACATGGCTACACGGAAATTTACCCGCCTTTCATGGTGAAACGTGAATGCATGTTTGGCTCAGGCAATATGCCTAAATTTGCCGATAATCTATACCACGATGAAGAGGATGACTTCTGGTTTGTGCCCACCGCTGAAGTGCCTTTGACCAATTTACATCGCGACGAAATACTGCCGCCGGGCACTTTGCCTCTTTACTATGTTGCTTATACCGCCTGTTTCCGTCGGGAGAAGATGGCAGCAGGCAAGGATACCAGAGGCATCAAAAGAGGTCATCAATTTGACAAGGTCGAGCTTTACAAGTTCACTGAGCCAGAAACCTCTGATCAGGAACTAGAGAAGTTGGTGAGTAATGCTGAAGATGTATGCCGCCGCTTGGGCATACCCTATCGTGTAGTACAGCTGTGTACTGGCGACCTGGGATTTGCCGCAGTTAAATCATTCGATATCGAAATGTGGGCCCTCGGCTGCGGCGAATGGCTGGAGGTAAGCTCATGCAGCAATTGCGGTGATTTCCAAGCCAGACGTGCAAATATTCGCTATCGTCCAGAGTCCAAAGCTAAGCCAAGCTTTGTCCATACACTTAACGGCTCGGGGCTGGCTTTGCCCCGAGTGTTCATAGCACTACTGGAGAACTACCAGCAAGCTGATGGCAGCATAAAAATTCCTGAGGCACTAAAACCATATATGGGTACGGAGATAATTAACAAGAGCTGA
- the lysS gene encoding lysine--tRNA ligase: MARLKHIAQQRLEKLEKIRGQGVNPYPHSYHRSHTNQEAVALYGQIESSPQTTSSTELSLAGRITAIRFMGKIAFFDIRDSSGKIQLYFSHELLGKERFEFLHEIDIGDIIGARGKLFRTKTNEITLEVTDFTLLSKSLQPLPEKWHGLVDVEKRYRQRYLDLISNEEVKPVFKLRSQIISALRHFLNEQGFIEVETPVLQPVAGGALARRFKTHHQALDQDLYLRIALELYLKRLIIGGFDKVYEIGRVFRNEGISTKHNPEFTMVEIYQAYADYNDMMKMVEDIICYIAKEVVGKTEIKFGEELINLTPPWRRIYLREAIKEHCGIDFEDYAEADSLRLRMKQLGLEVDPNKDRGRLIDELISTFVEPSLMHPTFLVDYPVEMSPLAKRKRDNDRLVERFEAFIGGMEIANAFTELNDPLEQRERFRLQRERQSGELIASAPPGEEPEVEAIDDDFLLALEYGMPPTGGLGTGIDRLVMLFADRQSIREIILFPQLKTKQQES, translated from the coding sequence ATGGCAAGATTAAAGCACATTGCCCAACAGCGCCTGGAAAAGCTAGAAAAAATTCGGGGGCAAGGAGTAAATCCGTATCCTCATTCCTATCACCGTAGCCACACTAACCAGGAAGCAGTGGCTCTTTATGGGCAAATAGAATCGAGCCCGCAGACCACCTCCAGTACAGAATTGAGCCTCGCTGGCCGAATTACAGCCATACGATTTATGGGGAAAATTGCCTTCTTCGATATCCGCGATAGTTCAGGCAAAATTCAACTTTATTTTAGTCATGAACTCCTTGGTAAGGAAAGATTTGAGTTTCTTCACGAAATCGATATCGGTGACATCATCGGTGCCAGGGGCAAGCTTTTTCGGACTAAGACCAATGAAATCACCCTGGAAGTAACCGATTTCACACTACTGTCCAAATCACTTCAACCATTGCCCGAAAAGTGGCACGGATTAGTTGATGTTGAGAAGCGTTACCGGCAGCGTTACCTGGACTTAATATCCAACGAAGAAGTTAAGCCTGTTTTCAAACTGCGTAGCCAGATTATCTCAGCCCTGAGGCATTTCCTAAACGAGCAAGGATTTATTGAGGTGGAAACACCAGTATTACAGCCAGTGGCAGGTGGGGCTTTAGCTCGACGTTTTAAAACCCACCACCAAGCTCTGGATCAGGACTTATACCTTCGCATTGCCCTGGAACTTTATCTCAAGCGGCTAATAATAGGCGGCTTCGATAAGGTTTACGAGATCGGTCGTGTATTTCGCAATGAAGGCATATCTACCAAACACAATCCTGAATTTACGATGGTAGAAATCTATCAAGCCTACGCTGATTATAATGATATGATGAAAATGGTTGAAGATATCATATGCTATATTGCCAAGGAAGTCGTAGGCAAGACTGAAATTAAGTTCGGTGAAGAACTTATTAACCTGACACCTCCGTGGCGTCGAATCTACCTGCGTGAAGCAATCAAAGAGCATTGTGGTATTGACTTTGAGGACTATGCCGAGGCTGATTCACTGCGGTTGAGGATGAAACAACTGGGGCTAGAAGTTGACCCTAATAAGGACAGAGGCAGGCTAATAGATGAGCTTATCTCCACCTTTGTTGAACCTAGCCTGATGCATCCCACCTTTCTTGTAGATTATCCGGTAGAGATGTCACCTCTAGCCAAAAGAAAGCGAGATAATGATCGCTTAGTGGAGCGCTTTGAGGCTTTTATCGGCGGCATGGAAATAGCTAATGCTTTTACCGAACTTAATGACCCACTGGAACAAAGAGAACGCTTCCGCCTGCAAAGAGAGAGACAATCCGGTGAACTGATTGCTTCAGCACCACCCGGTGAGGAGCCAGAAGTTGAAGCTATTGATGATGATTTCCTCCTAGCCCTAGAATATGGAATGCCGCCTACTGGCGGTCTAGGAACTGGTATTGACCGTTTGGTAATGCTGTTTGCCGATAGACAATCCATCCGTGAAATTATCCTTTTCCCCCAGCTGAAGACAAAACAGCAGGAAAGCTGA
- the greA gene encoding transcription elongation factor GreA translates to MGQKKILITKEGLAKLQSELEHLLSVRRQEIASKIKRAREMGGTENNAEYEDAKNDQAFVEGRILMLENTVKNATVIESPALPGVVEVGDKVLIQNQDGKIEQFVIVGSAEANPVEGKISNESPVGKALLGRKIGDEVEVTTPAGVLKLLIMDVS, encoded by the coding sequence AAAATCCTTATCACCAAAGAGGGCTTAGCTAAACTCCAATCTGAGCTGGAGCACCTGCTTTCAGTGCGAAGACAGGAGATAGCTAGCAAGATTAAGCGCGCCCGAGAAATGGGAGGCACGGAGAACAACGCTGAGTATGAAGATGCCAAGAATGACCAGGCTTTTGTCGAGGGTAGAATACTCATGCTGGAAAATACCGTCAAGAATGCTACAGTTATAGAGTCGCCAGCCTTGCCAGGCGTAGTAGAAGTGGGTGATAAGGTGCTCATCCAAAACCAGGATGGCAAGATAGAGCAATTTGTTATTGTAGGTAGTGCTGAAGCTAATCCTGTGGAAGGTAAAATTTCCAACGAATCACCGGTAGGAAAAGCTCTGCTGGGTAGAAAAATCGGCGATGAAGTTGAGGTAACAACCCCGGCTGGAGTACTTAAGCTCCTGATAATGGACGTAAGTTGA